Proteins encoded in a region of the Antedon mediterranea chromosome 2, ecAntMedi1.1, whole genome shotgun sequence genome:
- the LOC140039613 gene encoding tubulin beta-1 chain-like — protein sequence MGEIIHLQIGQCGNQVGTQFWEQVTKEHGISSTGTYEGNSDLELRRANVYFNQESRGIYTPRAVLVDLEPGTMDAARSGDYGRLFKPDNFIYAQSGAGNNWAKGYYTDGAELIEEIMEVVQKEAEECDCLQGFQLIHSLGGGTGSGLGTLLMSKLHEEYPDRILASYSVLPSPGVSATIVEPYNSGLAMNQLIDHSEMTFCIDNQALAAICSRTLKLTAPTYSQMNQLVANTMCGVTTCLRFPGQLNAGLRKLAVNMIPFPRLHFFMTGFAPMVSTDNRIYNEDTVSQLTKQVFHAKNMMTACDPRHGRYLSAAVVYRGNMSVCEVDREVKNIQNKSSNDFVDWIPDNIKTAVCNIPPPNYKKTATFMGNNTAISEIIRRVSEQFTMMLKRRVYLHSYKNEGMDELEFLETESNLNDLVSEYHQYESVGVDSDELDDAEMEY from the exons ATGGGCGAGATTATTCATCTGCAGATAGGACAATGTGGAAATCAGGTTGGAACTCAg TTCTGGGAACAAGTAACCAAGGAGCATGGAATTAGTTCAACAGGAACGTATGAAGGGAACTCTGATCTAGAACTTCGTCGAGCTAATGTTTACTTCAACCAAGAGTCACGTGGCATATACACTCCAAGAGCCGTCCTAGTTGACCTTGAACCAGGCACCATGGATGCTGCTAGATCGGGAGACTATGGCCGTCTGTTTAAACCAGATAACTTCATTTATGCCCAGAGTGGGGCTGGAAACAACTGGGCTAAAGGATATTACACAGATGGGGCAGAACTTATTGAAGAGATCATGGAGGTTGTCCAAAAAGAAGCCGAGGAATGTGATTGTTTACAAGGATTCCAATTAATACACTCTCTAGGAGGAGGAACTGGTTCCGGGTTAGGCACTCTGCTGATGAGTAAACTGCATGAAGAGTATCCAGATCGAATATTGGCATCGTACAGCGTGTTGCCATCGCCCGGTGTTTCAGCTACTATTGTAGAACCGTACAACAGTGGTCTAGCAATGAACCAACTTATAGACCATTCAGAAATGACGTTCTGTATCGACAACCAGGCTCTTGCTGCCATCTGTTCACGGACTTTGAAACTGACGGCACCAACCTACTCTCAAATGAACCAGTTGGTAGCTAACACAATGTGTGGAGTTACCACTTGTTTACGATTCCCAGGTCAGCTAAATGCTGGGTTACGTAAACTTGCCGTTAATATGATTCCTTTCCCGCGTCTTCATTTCTTTATGACCGGCTTTGCTCCTATGGTGAGTACAGACAATCGTATCTATAACGAAGATACAGTCTCGCAGTTGACGAAACAAGTGTTTCATGCAAAAAACATGATGACGGCTTGTGACCCTAGACACGGTCGTTACCTTAGCGCCGCCGTCGTTTACCGCGGAAACATGTCCGTTTGTGAAGTAGACCGAGAAgttaaaaacattcaaaataaaagTAGTAATGACTTTGTAGACTGGATACCAGATAACATCAAAACTGCTGTGTGTAATATACCGCCACCAAATTACAAGAAAACGGCAACTTTTATGGGAAATAATACCGCTATATCGGAAATTATCAGAAGAGTATCGGAACAATTCACCATGATGTTGAAACGAAGAGTGTACTTGCACTCGTACAAGAACGAAGGAATGGACGAACTGGAGTTTTTAGAAACGGAATCAAATCTGAATGATCTTGTGTCAGAATATCATCAGTACGAGTCTGTTGGAGTTGATTCGGATGAACTGGATGATGCAGAAATGGAGTACTGA
- the LOC140039614 gene encoding uncharacterized protein — MTIQKKTINKRYERALKKVNKNCIPSTSHDSSMSSTDSPRSKANQDLRNAGMSPRSVPKGLKKQLLLSHALLDEIRESTEINQGQKARRMISNVLSGKIIKKYRLIARVSRESGLGQRNLSKTKKQGITAAKYVKKAWGVLHNEVLGFMERDDNSRMMPGKRDACKTSSTKEKRQIRYLNDYMMNLFAKYKSENPEQRKVSFSSFKKIRQRNANIKLVKFTARNTSLCQKHQNFALKS, encoded by the exons ATgaccatacaaaaaaaaaccataaacaAGCGCTATGAAAGAGCTTTGAAGAAAGTAAATAAGAATTGCATCCCATCTACCAGTCATGACTCGTCCATGAGTAGTACTGACTCTCCAAGATCGAAAGCAAATCAGGATTTACGAAATGCAG GTATGTCACCAAGATCAGTACCCAAAGGGTTGAAAAAACAACTCCTGCTTTCACATGCACTGCTCGATGAAATAAGAGAGAGCACAGAGATAAATCAAGGGCAGAAGGCCAGAAGAATGATTAGCAATGTTCTATCTGGAAAGATAATCAAGAAATACAGGTTAATCGCGCGTGTTTCAAGGGAGTCGGGCCTTGGTCAACGTAACCTATCCAAGACGAAAAAGCAAGGAATCACAGCTGCGAAGTATGTAAAAAAGGCGTGGGGAGTTCTTCATAATGAAGTATTAGGCTTCATGGAAAGAGATGACAACTCCAGGATGATGCCAGGAAAACGAGATGCCTGCAAAACATCTTCTACCAAAGAAAAACGCCAGATAAGATACCTCAATGATTACATGATGAACTTGTTTGCCAAGTACAAAAGTGAAAATCCCGAGCAACGGAAGGTTTCTTTTTCCTCGTTTAAGAAAATCCGACAAAGAAATGCTAATATTAAACTTGTCAAATTCACAGCAAGAAACACAAGTCTTTGCCAAAAACATCAGAACTTTGCCCTTAAAAGTTAA